From a region of the Pecten maximus chromosome 18, xPecMax1.1, whole genome shotgun sequence genome:
- the LOC117316819 gene encoding mediator of RNA polymerase II transcription subunit 30-like isoform X1, with the protein MLDMAAPGHQFQQMMPGSQAQPVQQPAPFPGVQPGPGPGPGPGSQQPMMSQPQMQHPPTQMAPQMVSPNATKELNAITLCKKGQEFVQDIVAKVTEIFKQLQTKQMPLPNGVNATVTSYMEKRTKLEENLQTLSMGFKKLHLFYSKVNEMSKDCDNLSEEALIPIEGQPFEDRMSTNSSEVYYRFVVDENREIIEQLQAKNRELKDIIDQMRMIIWEINTMLVMRKT; encoded by the exons ATGGCAGCACCTGGACATCAATTCCAACAAATGATGCCTGGTTCCCAAGCACAGCCAGTACAACAGCCAGCACCTTTTCCTGGTGTCCAGCCGGGTCCCGGGCCAGGGCCTGGTCCGGGAAGTCAGCAACCAATGATGAGTCAGCCCCAAATGCAGCATCCTCCTACACAAATGGCTCCCCAGATGGTGTCCCCTAATGCTACCAAGGAGCTAAATGCTATCACTCTCTGTAAAAAGGGGCAAGagtttgtacaggacattgttgcCAAAGTCACAGAAATATTCAAACAGTTACAGACAAAGCAAATGCCA TTACCAAATGGTGTCAATGCGACTGTCACTTCCTACATGGAAAAGAGGACAAAGCTGGAAGAGAATTTACAAACTTTGTCCATGGGATTTAAAAAACTTCACCTTTTCTACAGCAAGGTCAACGAAATGAGCAAAGATTGTGACAATTTATCTGAAGAG GCATTGATACCTATAGAGGGACAACCGTTTGAGGACAGAATGTCTACGAATAGTTCTGAAGTCTACTATAGATTTGTTGTGGATGAAAACAGAGAAATCATAGAG caATTGCAGGCAAAAAATCGGGAACTGAAGGACATCATCGATCAGATGAGGATGATAATCTGGGAAATCAACACAATGTTAGTGATGAGGAAAACGTGA
- the LOC117316819 gene encoding mediator of RNA polymerase II transcription subunit 30-like isoform X2: protein MAAPGHQFQQMMPGSQAQPVQQPAPFPGVQPGPGPGPGPGSQQPMMSQPQMQHPPTQMAPQMVSPNATKELNAITLCKKGQEFVQDIVAKVTEIFKQLQTKQMPLPNGVNATVTSYMEKRTKLEENLQTLSMGFKKLHLFYSKVNEMSKDCDNLSEEALIPIEGQPFEDRMSTNSSEVYYRFVVDENREIIEQLQAKNRELKDIIDQMRMIIWEINTMLVMRKT from the exons ATGGCAGCACCTGGACATCAATTCCAACAAATGATGCCTGGTTCCCAAGCACAGCCAGTACAACAGCCAGCACCTTTTCCTGGTGTCCAGCCGGGTCCCGGGCCAGGGCCTGGTCCGGGAAGTCAGCAACCAATGATGAGTCAGCCCCAAATGCAGCATCCTCCTACACAAATGGCTCCCCAGATGGTGTCCCCTAATGCTACCAAGGAGCTAAATGCTATCACTCTCTGTAAAAAGGGGCAAGagtttgtacaggacattgttgcCAAAGTCACAGAAATATTCAAACAGTTACAGACAAAGCAAATGCCA TTACCAAATGGTGTCAATGCGACTGTCACTTCCTACATGGAAAAGAGGACAAAGCTGGAAGAGAATTTACAAACTTTGTCCATGGGATTTAAAAAACTTCACCTTTTCTACAGCAAGGTCAACGAAATGAGCAAAGATTGTGACAATTTATCTGAAGAG GCATTGATACCTATAGAGGGACAACCGTTTGAGGACAGAATGTCTACGAATAGTTCTGAAGTCTACTATAGATTTGTTGTGGATGAAAACAGAGAAATCATAGAG caATTGCAGGCAAAAAATCGGGAACTGAAGGACATCATCGATCAGATGAGGATGATAATCTGGGAAATCAACACAATGTTAGTGATGAGGAAAACGTGA